In the Corynebacterium kroppenstedtii genome, one interval contains:
- the lexA gene encoding transcriptional repressor LexA, translating into MPEKKSRKSMKPDMGSLTDRQHRIIDVIHDAIVLRGYPPSIREIGQAAGLTSTSSVAYQLKELERKGFLRRDPNKPRAVGLKIADPAKPTHSSSLRHADEESTPSTSNETADSDIESNHPTPVFIPTIGRIAAGTPILAEQEVTDEFPLPRELTGGGDLYILSVVGESMRDAGILDGDYVVVRSQNVAEIGDFVIAMIDGNATVKEFHRDRTGVWLLPHNDAFDPIPGDEATILGKVVTVLRSL; encoded by the coding sequence ATGCCTGAAAAGAAATCCCGGAAGTCAATGAAGCCTGACATGGGTTCATTGACGGACCGGCAACATCGCATCATTGACGTCATTCATGATGCAATTGTGCTGCGTGGCTATCCGCCGAGCATTCGAGAAATTGGCCAAGCCGCTGGCCTGACGTCGACGTCATCGGTGGCATACCAACTCAAAGAGCTCGAGCGTAAAGGATTTCTCCGGCGGGACCCCAATAAACCTCGAGCAGTGGGGCTGAAGATCGCGGATCCAGCCAAACCCACCCACTCCTCATCGCTACGCCACGCAGATGAAGAGTCCACGCCATCCACATCGAATGAGACTGCAGACAGCGATATTGAGTCTAACCACCCCACCCCTGTGTTTATTCCGACGATTGGGCGGATCGCCGCGGGTACGCCAATTCTGGCAGAACAAGAAGTTACCGACGAATTTCCTCTTCCCCGAGAACTTACTGGCGGAGGAGACCTCTACATCTTGTCGGTTGTCGGTGAATCCATGAGAGACGCCGGCATCTTAGATGGCGATTACGTCGTCGTGCGATCACAAAATGTGGCTGAAATTGGTGATTTCGTTATCGCCATGATTGATGGAAATGCGACAGTAAAGGAATTTCACCGGGACCGAACCGGAGTGTGGTTACTGCCCCACAACGACGCCTTTGACCCGATCCCCGGTGATGAGGCAACTATTCTCGGAAAGGTTGTCACAGTTCTTCGTTCGCTATGA
- the ptsP gene encoding phosphoenolpyruvate--protein phosphotransferase yields MDTQETAVIKGKAVVPGVALGPIAVVAPRPAVPEAGAEVDEGQREAEYERFEQAANAVTEALKERAKSLEGHAADVVNATAGLASDRGWRRKVKKTTKQGRNAIDATVTATASFVEMFTANGGVFAERVADLEDVRDRVLAHLQGLPEPGLPVLTTPSILWADDLAPADTATLNPDLVIGIVTRRGGPTSHTAIIARQLNIPCVVATGPTNVEISSGQTEGMISGAAGELTVNPDKDAAKQAVREWEQLAEKIANWEGPAQTKDGHRVQLLANVQDGPQAASAASTAVEGVGLFRTELLFLSSTKEPSVNDQAAAYGRVLNAFPKGKVVIRTLDAGSDKPVPFVEAEEEDNPALGVRGVRIAWDRQDILERQLDAIAKAVEDNDRGEAPTWVMAPMVATADEARWFAGMCHERGLTPGIMVEVPAVALCAREIMQEIDFVSIGTNDLTQYTMAADRLSSPLAHLNDPWQPAVLRLIKMVCEAGAETKTPVGVCGEAASDPLLACVLTGLGVNSLSVAAPSAAGVGAQVGDRTFEECQKMAAAAVAATSAVDAKKAAADAV; encoded by the coding sequence ATGGACACCCAAGAAACTGCCGTGATCAAAGGTAAGGCCGTAGTACCTGGTGTCGCCCTTGGTCCAATCGCAGTGGTGGCACCGCGTCCCGCTGTTCCGGAAGCTGGGGCCGAGGTTGACGAAGGTCAGCGCGAGGCTGAATACGAACGTTTTGAACAAGCGGCTAATGCGGTCACTGAGGCTCTCAAGGAACGTGCCAAGAGCCTTGAGGGGCACGCTGCAGATGTCGTTAATGCAACTGCGGGGCTCGCATCAGACCGTGGATGGCGTCGGAAAGTTAAGAAAACCACGAAGCAGGGGCGTAATGCGATTGACGCGACAGTCACTGCTACAGCGTCATTCGTTGAGATGTTTACAGCCAACGGGGGAGTCTTTGCAGAACGCGTCGCTGACCTCGAAGATGTCCGCGATCGCGTTCTGGCTCACCTCCAGGGTCTTCCGGAACCTGGACTTCCGGTTCTCACGACGCCATCTATCTTATGGGCCGACGATCTCGCACCTGCCGATACAGCAACGCTGAATCCGGACTTAGTCATTGGCATCGTCACGCGTCGTGGTGGACCGACGTCGCACACAGCTATTATTGCCCGCCAGCTCAATATTCCCTGCGTTGTTGCAACCGGGCCCACTAACGTTGAGATTTCCTCAGGCCAGACCGAAGGCATGATTAGTGGTGCTGCCGGAGAGCTCACGGTCAACCCGGACAAGGACGCAGCGAAGCAAGCGGTTCGTGAATGGGAACAGCTTGCGGAGAAGATCGCAAACTGGGAAGGCCCTGCTCAGACTAAAGACGGTCACCGCGTCCAGCTCTTAGCCAATGTTCAGGATGGTCCCCAGGCCGCGTCGGCAGCGTCGACGGCAGTTGAGGGAGTGGGGCTGTTCCGCACTGAGCTTCTCTTCTTGTCGTCGACGAAAGAGCCGTCGGTGAACGACCAGGCAGCGGCATATGGTCGTGTGCTTAATGCTTTCCCGAAAGGGAAGGTAGTTATTCGTACTCTCGACGCTGGATCGGATAAGCCCGTTCCCTTCGTAGAGGCGGAGGAAGAAGACAACCCGGCTCTGGGAGTCCGCGGTGTGCGCATTGCGTGGGATCGCCAGGACATTCTGGAACGACAGTTGGACGCTATTGCCAAGGCAGTCGAAGATAACGACCGCGGTGAAGCCCCAACCTGGGTCATGGCACCAATGGTCGCAACTGCCGACGAAGCGCGTTGGTTTGCCGGTATGTGCCACGAGCGTGGTTTAACGCCCGGGATCATGGTTGAAGTTCCTGCGGTTGCGCTGTGTGCCCGGGAGATTATGCAGGAAATTGATTTCGTTTCGATCGGAACGAACGACCTTACTCAGTACACGATGGCCGCTGACCGCTTGTCCTCCCCATTGGCTCACCTCAATGACCCGTGGCAGCCTGCTGTGTTACGGCTCATCAAGATGGTCTGTGAGGCCGGCGCTGAGACTAAAACTCCCGTGGGAGTATGTGGTGAGGCAGCTTCCGATCCACTTCTCGCCTGTGTGTTGACGGGCTTGGGCGTCAACTCCCTGTCCGTTGCAGCTCCTTCTGCTGCGGGGGTCGGAGCTCAGGTTGGCGATCGTACATTCGAGGAATGTCAGAAGATGGCGGCCGCCGCAGTTGCCGCTACCTCAGCCGTCGACGCGAAGAAGGCAGCCGCTGACGCCGTATAG